The Desulfatiglans anilini DSM 4660 genomic sequence GAAGGTGACCTGCGAGAGGGCCTCCAGGTTGCGGATGATGCCGAGCTTGTGGTAGCGCAGTCCGAGGTTTTTCATCCGCTTGAGGGCGTCCCCCTTCTGACGGCGTTCGCCTTCGTCCCGGAGCGCTGCGCGCACGGCGACCCAGTAGGCCTCGAGGAACGTGCGGGCGAACCCCGCCCAGATGCGGAGCATCTCGATCCCCTCCGCCCTGACGCGGTATCCCTCCGATTCCCGCTCATAGAAGATCAGCCGCTTTTCCTGGAAATAATCCAGCCCCGAGGCCACGGCCGCGACATCGTCGTGCGTCTCCTCGAAGATGAATTCATATTGGAAGAGCCTTCTCAGAAAGCGGTAATCCTCCAGGACCCCTTGGTGGGTCTTGATCTCTTCGGGCCGGCTGATGAGGGAGACGCCCACGAAGGCGTGCGAGATGAACCAGTGGATGATGCTGTTCTTGTAGTATTCGAGTTCGAGCTCCCGCTCCTTTTCGATGAAGTAGAAGGTCTCCTCCCCGGAGACGTCCTCCAGCTGGTTCACCACCTTCCAGCCGATCAGCAGGTTCAGGGTCTCCTCCACCGCCTCGTCGAAGGATGACAGGCTGCCGGCGACGGGGACCTTCTGCCCGCCGAGGAACTCCAGGAACTCCCCGGCGGTGGCCTTCAGTTGGCTCAGGAGGAAACCGTGCCGGTGCCCGGTGAGCAGCGCGGCGGCTATGAGCGCCAGCGGGGTGGCCAGCGTCACGTGGTTGATGGCCTGGATCAGATGGGAGGCCAGCCGCCGGTGGTCGCCCGGTTCGAGCTCCCGCCCGGAGGCGCGGATGTAGTCGCTGAGAGAGATGGGCTGTCCGAAGCGGATGTAGATCTTGCCGTACTTGCGTTTGAGGAAGCGCCGGGCCTTCAGGATCTGGAAAAAGCTCTCCCGCTCCTTTTCCCCCCCGCTCAATTCCTTCAGATAGGCCTTCTCTTCGAGGATCCGGTCGTAGCTGATCGAGGCCGGGACGAACAGCAGGTCTTCACAGAAGCCCTCCTGGTAGGCCTCGAGCAGGATCGACAGGAAGCCGATCTTGGGGATGATCAGCTTGCCGCTGCGGCTTCGTCCCCCTTCGATGAAGAACTCCAGCGGGTAGCCTTCCTTCAGCAGGGCCTTGATGTACCGGGCGAAGATGGTCGCGTAGAGGCGCGCCCCCTTGAAGGTCCTGCGTATGAAAAAGGCCCCGGACTTCCGGAACATGTGCCCCATGGGCCAGAAGGCCAGGTTCTGCCCCGCGGCGACCCGGGGGATGTGCATGTTGTAATCGTAGAGGATGTAGTTGAGCACGAGGTAATCGACGTGGCTCTTGTGGGAGGGGATGTAGATGAGCGGGCCCTGGCCGGCGGCCTTTCTCACCCTGGCGAGCTCGTTCGGCTCGACTTCGATCCCCTCGTAGATCTTCTTCCACAGCCAGCTCAGCGTCAGGTGGAAAAACTGGATGTAGGCGCTGTTGTAGTCGGCCGCGATCTCCTCGTAGTGGGCGGCCGCCTTTTTCTTGACCTGTTTCACGGCCCTGGGGTTCCCCTTCGCGCTGTGCTCGATCAGCTGCATGACCTTCGGGTCCCGCAGGACGATCTCCTTCAGCTGCTGGTGCGATTTCATGATGGGGCCGAGGATGACCCGCTTCTGCTGGTCGATGCGGTTGATCATCTCCTGCCGGATCTCCGCGGCCGCTGCCTCGGGGGAGAGGTCGGCCGCGCTCGCGGCGAGGTATTCCTGCAGATTCAGCGGCTGCCCGAAGTCGATGAAGGCCCGGCGGTGGTAGCGGAAGAAGAGGACGATCTTGCGGATGATCCCGGGGTTTTCCTTGAAACCGAAGAAGATGTCCAGGATGCCGGGGTGCTCCTTTTCCGGGGCCTTCTTGTAAAGGATGAGCTGCGGGATCATGAAGATGGGGCGGTCCATGGTCTTCTGGGTCTCGATCAGCAGCTGCATCGGGTCCTTTTCGGCGTGGATGAACTGCCGCCGGAACCGCTTGGGGCTCAGCAGCGGGAGGAGGGCCGTGTCCCCCGAGAGGATCGCGTCCCGGAAAAAGGCGCTTTCGTAAGGGTCGGCAAACTTGCCGTTCTTGAAGAAGTGCCCGACTTGAAAGCGGAGCCAGCGGAAAAGCTGCCGAAGCGGAAGCAGCAGGACCATGTTGAGATCGAAGGCGATCTTGGGGTAGGGCAGGCGGCTTCTCAGGAAGCGGTAATGATAGAGGAGATATTCGAGTCTGCCGCGGTACTTGATGGCGTAGACCACGGTCCCGTCGCGGTTCATCTGCCTGAGCTCTTCGGTCATGTTCTCGTCGAAGCGCACGTGGCGGAAGAGCCGATAGAGCAGCCAGCTCAGGAAGAAACCGGGCTTGTAATCCAGGACGAAGGGGAAAAAAGGCCCTTTCTGCTTCTGATTCATGAGATGCTCACCTTTCCGTGTCAATTCACGAGGCTTTGCGTGGGCGCCGGGATCCTGCCGCCCAGGCGGATGAAGGTGGGGTCTCCATTGGCGCCGTTGACCGGCATGATGGTGGCCTCCCCCAGCAGCCCCCCGAAGAACGCCTTTTCCCCGGCCCGCTTCCCGGGCACCGGGATGAGGCGGGCGGCGGTGGTCTTCTTGTTGACGACGCCGATCGCCATCTCGTCGGCGATGATCGCGGCAAGCGTTTCGGCCGATACATCCCCCGGCACGGCGACCATGTCGAGCCCCACCGAACAGACGCTCGTCATGGCCTCGAGTTTTTCGAGGCTCAGGAGGCCGCTGCGCGCGGCCTCGGCGATGTTGCTGTCCTCGCTGACCGGGATGAAGGCGCCGCTCAGCCCCCCCACATAGGAGCTCGCGAAGGCCCCGCCCTTTTTCACGGCGTCGTTCAGAAGCGCCAGCAGGGCCGTCGAGCCAGGCACCCCGATGGCCTGCAGCCCGAGGCTCTGGAAGATCTCCCCGACGCTGTCGCCCACGTCGGGGGTCGGGGCGAGGGAGAGGTCCACCACGCCGAACGGGACCCCCAGCCGCTCGGCCACCTCACGCCCGATCAGTTCGCCGGCCCGCGTGACCTTGAAGGCGGTCCGCTTGATCAGCTCCGAAAGCCTTCCGAGGTCGAGGCTGGGCTCCACCGCGCGGGCGCGGTCGATGGCGCGTTTGACGACGCCCGGTCCGCTCACGCCGATGTTGATGACGGCGTCCGGCTCCCCGACACCGAGATAGGCGCCGGCCATGAAGGGGATGTCCTGCGGGATGTTGGCGAAGACGCACAGCTTGGCGCAGGCGATGCCGTCCGCCCCGGCCGAGGCCGCTGCCGCGGCCTTGATCGTGCGCCCCATGAGGTAGACCGCGTCCATGTTGATGCCCGCCCGCGTCGAGGCCACGTTCACGGAGGCGCAGAGGCGCTCCGTGCGGGAAAGGGCCTCCGGGAGGCTCTCGATCAGGGCCCGGTCGCCCCTCGAAAACCCCTTTTCGACGAGGGCGCTGAACCCGCCGATGAAGTCCACGCCGACCTCCCGGGCGGTCCGGTCGAGGGCCTCCGCGATCCGCACGAAGCCGGGCGCGGAAAAAGGGGCGCCCGCCACGGCGAGGGGGCTGACCGCGATCCGCTTGTTCACGACCGGGATCCCGTATTTCTCGCCGACCTCGGCGCAGACCTGCACCAGGGGGGCCGCCAGGCCTAAAATCTTCTCCCGAATCCGCGCCATGAACCGGTCCGGATCGTCGCTGGCGCAGTCGAACAGGCTGATGCCGAGGGTCACCGTGCGCACGTCCAGGTGCTCCACCTTGAGCATCTCCAGCGTGGCCAATATATCCTGGTCATTGATCATGATCGGGTCTCTCCATCTTTAATCTTATAGGAGGCGGAGCGGCGCTCGCTCAGATGCGGTGCAGGGCGTCGAAGATGTTCCTGTGCTGCAGGCTGAGGGCGAGCCCCAGCTCCTCGGCCCGGGCGTGAAGCGCCTTGCGGAAGGCGGCCGGATCGGTGTACACGGGCACATCCACTTCGTAGATCATCGTGTTGCGCCGGGGATCCTCTCCGCCGCGGAAGATGGCCTTGAGGTTCACGATGTTGGCCCCGAAGGCCGCCATGACCTCGCTGATCCCGGCGATCAGACCGATGCGGTCCGCCCCCATGGTGGTGACGATGAAGGGCTGGCTGGCCGCCGGAGGGGCAGGGGGGACGCTCTTGTCGAGCGGCCTCGCGAAGGTGCTCAGCCCCATCGGTCGAAGGGCCCGGTCGAGGGCCGCCTCGATCCCGTCGAGGGCCGCCGCCTCGGGCAGGGAGACGATGACCACTCCTGCGAACTCCGTCTGGAGGATGGTCTGGCTGACATCTTCGATGTTGCAGCCGTTGTCGGAGAGGGTCCTCGATATGGCCGCCATGATGCCGGGCCTGTCGGTGCCGAGCACCGAGATGATCGCCTTTTCCATGGGGGGTCTGTTCCTCCGGCCGGGAAGAAGGTGTAGTGTTTCCAAAGACCGGTACACGCTATGCCGACCGTCCGAAAATGTCAATCCTGACGGTTCCGCAACGCGTTCGCGGGCCCTTCCCGGAAGGCGCTCATTGGACTGCCTTGTTGACAAACGAAGGCGTATGTTTAAGAATAAACTTAAACATACCGATGCGCACGCATCCCTTGGAGGGAGCCATGTACAAACCCATGGTGATATCCGGACTGACGGTCGACCCGGTGACCAACAGCCCGATTGTCATATTGAAAGAGATCGACGGCGAGGAGACCCTTCCGATCTGGATCGGGCTTCTGGAGGCTACGGCTATCGCCAGCGAGCTCGAAGGGATCAAGTTTTCCAGGCCCATGACCCATGACCTGTTCCGGAATCTCCTGGAGATGGTCGGGGTCAAGATCCAGAAGGTGGAGGTCTGCGACCTGAAAGACAATACGTACTTTGCCATGATCCATTTCTTGCATGAGGGCAAGGAGATGACCATCGACGCGCGGCCGAGCGATGCGCTGGCGGTTTCCCTGCGGGCCAAGGCGCCCATCTTCGTATCCGACGAGGTGATTCGGAAGTCGGGACAGATCGATCTCAAGGCGGAGGCGGAGGACAAGTCCGAAAAGGGCAAGAAGTGGCAGGAGATCCTCGAAGGATTGAACCCGGAGGACTTCGGCAAATACAAGATGTAGCGGCGGCCTTCGCCGGTTCGGGACCCCGCGGGTTCCCGCGAAATGAGCCCCTCCTGCGTCCCGGGGCCGAGGCATTCAATCGCTGCGAGGTCCGGCCCCATGTTCGAAGTCGTCGGAAACCTTCACATCCACTCCCGCCATTCGGACGGCACCGCCGAGGTGCCGGAGATCGCCCGGGACGCGGCCCGCGCCGGATGCGATTTCATCCTGATGAACGACCACGCCCACATGGCCGGCGGGTTGCACCTCGATGAGGCCGGCTATTACGGACGTGTCCTCGTCCTCATCGGCCAGGAGATCGGCCACCGCTTCCACCACTACCTGGCCTACAACCTCAACGAGTGGATTCCGGGGCATGCCGACGGCCCCCAGACCACCATCGACCGCGTCAAGGCGCAGGGCGGGATCGGCTTTCTCGCCCATCCCTTCGAGAAAGGCATGCCCTTCAGAGACGGCGGGATCGCCTACACCTGGAACGACCTGACCGTCAGGGACTTTACAGGCATCTGCATCTGGAATTTTTCCTCCCGCTGGAAGGAGCGCGTCAAAGACATCCCGACCGCCCTCTACTGCCTCCTCTTCAAGGCCTTGAGCCTGAAAGGACCCAGCGAAGAAACACTCGCCTATTATGACCGCTGCTGCCTCGAGCGCCGTGTGACGGCGATTGGCGGCTCCGACGCCCACGGCTCCTTTTTCCGATTGGGCCTCCTCCGTTTCAGGCCCTTCTCTTACCGCCGGCTTCTCCGCTCCATCGATGTGCACCTCCTTCTCGATGCGCCCCTTTCCCGAGACGTAGACACCGCAGCCCTCCAGATCTACCGGGCCCTCCAGAAGGGAAGCCTTTACGTGGCCCACGACGGCCTGAAACCCGCCAAAGGCTTCCGGTTCGCCTTCGTCCCCGATGAAGGCGACCCCCTCCCGATGGGTGCGGAGGCCCCCTTCCGCCCCGGCCGCCTCCAGATCAACCTGCCGCGCCCCTCCCTCGTCCGAATCATCCGCAACGGCCGCCTCTTGCAGGAGCGGACCCTCCTCGATGCTCACCTTCCCGTACCAGGCCCCGGCGTCTACCGCCTCGAGGCCTGCCTCCGCCGCCCCCTTTTCGGCCTCCGCCCATGGATCTTCTCGAACCCCATCTACCTCCGCACCCCCTCTCCGGATCGTTGACACACCCCGCCCCCCTGTGCTAATGAAAAGCCTATCCCCCCGATCCAGGGACACTCGGACGGCGCCCCTCACCGCCCCGGCTTCCCCGAAATCGTCGGAGGCTTCCCGCTTTCTCTCTCCATAAGGTGAAACACCCCCTGCCTGGGTGGCGGAACTGGTAGACGCAAGGGACTTAAAATCCCTCGGTCCTTAGGGCTGTACGGGTTCGATTCCCGTCCCAGGCACCAATAAGATCAATAACTTACGATACAACAAGCAGTGAATTTTTGTTTTTCGAGCAGCTGTGGCGAATATTTTGCGATATCGCGGGCAGGGGCAGCCCATTGTGAACACTTCTTAGCAGGTCAATTTATTCTGCGACACGTTGAAATGAATTTTGCGACAGAAAATCCGCCCCCGGTCGCAGGGCGCAAAAAACCTGTTCGATTCGGCACCCCGAATCGACAGGCCAAATCCACTCACCTTTTTAAAGAGTTCAGAAGTTTCTGATAAGCAATTCCTTTCCGTCTGTCAGTCCTTTTTCAGCCACCGAATACTTCAACTCAATAGGCTGAACATCGAACCGCCTGAAGCATTTTCGCATTTCCTGATGATCATTGATGCTCAGTATGAACCTGGATTTGATCCCGCCCAGAATCTCCGCCATCTCCTGGTAATCCGCCAGGACGAGATTATGGGCGTAAAAAGGTGCCTTGAAATAGGGCGGATCCAAGTAAAAAAGGGTTTCACTCCTATCGTATTTCTTGATGAAGTTCTGCCAGGACAGATTTTCAATCGTCACTGCTGCAAGCCTCAGATGAACCTCGGATAGCTCTTCCTCTATACGAACCAGGTTGATCCTTGGCCTGCTCATTGGCGCCGTTCCGAATGTCCTTCCTCTTACCCGACCCCCAAAGCAAAGCCGCTGCACATAATAGTAGCGGGCAGCACGCTGGATATCTGTCAGGCCTCCGGCCGGCAGCTGGCGCTTCCAGTCTTCGAACCATTCCCGGGATGCCAGGACCCATTTGAACTGGCGCAGGAACTCCTCGAGGTGGTTCTGGAGCACCCGGTAGAAGGCTACGAGGTCGCTGTCGAGGTCATTGATTACCTCGTACTTCGAGGGCGGTTTCCGGAAAAACACCAAGGCCGCCCCCGCGAAAACCTCGCAGTAGGACTTATGCTCCGGCATCATCTCGATTATCATCTTGGACAGCTTTGATTTTCCGCCGATATAGGCAAGTGGGCTGTTCACATCTCCCCCCTTTACATGCGATGCCGCTTCTGCATAAAATGCCTCCCGCCCGGCCGGGCACAGGGGCAGCAGCTTCGGCTGTGATCCGTTGTTGGCGCAACGGGTCGGTGGGGAGGTTGTGCTCCCTGCCTGCTCCTGATAAACTTCAAATCTCTTTCGGATTTTTCATGCTGCTCCTGGAGCCACATTGACCCAGTGCTGCATCCAGTCCTCGATGTCCATCACCTGTTGGGATTTGATATGCCGTCTTTGCTCACCGCACCGAATGACCACGTCATCAAGAATCGACGATAAAACCTCGGGGCGACCTTTCACATAGGCCATAAATCTCCCCGCGAAATCCCGGCCGCCATGAAGATATGCCGCGATGCAGCGGTTTCGCACCCAATCAGTGTGGTTCCACCTGTATCCCCTTTTTTCCGCGTAGTGGTAGAGCGGCGGGCCCGGTATGATGTTGATGTGGTAACCGAGCACGGCCAGGCAGAAGTTCAGGAAATTCTCCCCGCCCCCGTAAATCCCCAGCTCCGCCGGCCAGCCCCCAAGCCGGTCAACCAGGATTTCGCGCGTGATCATCACTCCGCATGTGCTCATGCAGGGCACCCGGTACGGCTTTTCCGCCGGCCGGTAGCGGCTGAAGGAATAATGGGCAACGCCCTTTTCCGCATCGGCAACCAGTTTGTAGATCAATTCCCGGCCCGTCCGCTCGAGCATGTAGGAAAGGGGCAGATGCAGGGTTCCGTGAAGTGCCTCGTGGTGCGCCTCGTAATATCGGTACATCCCCACCAAAGCTCCTTGGCTCAAGATGCAGTGCCCGTCGCAGAAGAACAAAAAAGGCGCGTCGGTAGCCCGCACGGCCGCCATTTTGGCGTTCCAGTGGGACAGCTTGTCCGAATAAGATAGACAGGTTACCCTCTCTTGAATCCGTGCGATCTCGGCCATATACTGGCCGCCTTTATCCGCCGGCCGGCCCTGGGCAGCGACCTCCTGGCAGTAGTTGTCAACGGCAATGATCTTGTAGTCGATCCCAGACCCATTGAGCTCACACATGAGGTTTTGGACTGTGAAGGCGATCTGCGGGTACTCGTTGACAAATGGTATGACGATGGCCAGTTCGGTCACGGCTTTACCCCCTCCACTCGAAAATCACGGTTTCCCATGCCGTGGGTCCGACCATGCCCGACATGGACGACTCTAAAGCCGCAGGATATCATCAGCTCTGCCGCGGTTTCTTTCGTGTAGCCCCATCGGTGGCTCCATTCATCACCCCACTTGTCCACGTGGGGCTGATTTCCGTAGAGCCCGCAGATCAAGCCTGCAATGTCATTTCCGTAGTGCTGGTACATGCCGAGGATGTCCGGCCCCTCGAGGATGAGGCGCCCGCCTGGGCGAAGGAGAGCGAAGCAATCCTGCAGCATCTTCTTGGCTCCGGGCGGCCGGAAGTGCTCCACCACGTGGGAGCTCAGAATCCCGGCGAACACCCCAGCAGGGAGAATATCCGCCACGGCTTCGATGCGCCCTATGACATCGGTGCAAAGGCCGCCGCGCTGGAACTCGGTCATGTCGTAGTTGATATGGTCGGTCTTGAGCATTTCACCGGATCCCAGGTTAAGCCTCGGATCCGCGAGGCATCGCTTCTGATCCACCGACCCGGGTGCACACCCCCTCCTGCAGACCGCACAAAGCTCGTCGTTCAACGGGCACCCCTTTCCGCGGCCTCCTGGGCCGCTGCAGCCACTTGGGCCACGGTGATTTCCTTCATGCACCGGCGTTCCAGAAAATCCACGCACGGATCCGGGTTGTAGCAATAGCTGCATGGCAGCGGGTTGCAGATGTTCACCTGCTCCTCGTATCCGTTCCAGGCCGGATCCGCAAACCCGCCGAAGACAACCACAGCGGGGACCCCGAGGGCCCGGGCAATGTGGCTGAGCCCTCCCTCGGCGCAGACCACGGCCCGGTAGGAGCCGACCACGCGCACCAGGTCGGCCACTGTTTGGCATCGCGGGATCGGCTCGAATCCAGGCATACCGGATAATTCCAGGAACCCAGGCCAAACCTTTTTGTTCCACCAATGTCCCTTGTGTCTCACCTGGACTCCGACCCGGGAACGCCAAACCTCCCGCTCCCACCCTCCGGCGAGATAGATCTCCGGTTTGAGCTCCGGGGGCTCGAGTTCCAGCCCGTAGGCCTTCGAGACAATCTCCCAATCACTCAGGATGTGGTGCCGGGTTGGCAGAACCCGGTGAATCGGATCCGGGTAGCCGAGGAACACCCCGTCCCGCCCCTCGTTGATGCCGTCCACAAAGGGGCTGGCCGCGAGGATTGCCGGGTGATTTGTGTTTACCACCACTCTGGCTCCCGGGCAGGTCTCCTTGATCCGCCGCAGAGTCGGTGTCAAGAAGAGCAGGTCGCCGATGCCGTTGAAACTCTTGATCCTAATTTCCACGCGTCTCCTCCAGCATCGGCAGATATTCATTGTGATAGAGCCAATCCCAGTTGTACCGACGCCTGGCATAGTCCCTGGCGCTGATGCTCAGATCCCGGCGCATCCGGTCCAATATGTCGCGCGCGATTCCGGCGAAATACTCCTCCGGGGCAGCAATCACATATTTCTGTCGGTGGCTCCCGAAGTGATAGAACAGGGCCCGGCCACCGGCGACCTCCCTCTGCATGGGGAGGCTCTCGTTGAGCACCAGGAGACATCCGGCCAGGGCGGCCTCGGGTACTACCAGGCCGAAGGTCTCTTCCTTCGTCGGGAAAATGAACAGGTTCGAACAGGCAAAGAGTTCCCGGACCATCCGCTTGGGGATCCCGATTTCCCATTCCGGCCGCAGCCGGCAGGTGAACGTGACCTCTTGCCCGACGATCAGCCCTTGCTCGACGGCCCAGACCTCGAGGCCCGCAATCGCTGTCTTGCGCTCCGGCGTGGTTGCGTGCTGAGCTGCGATCAGAAGACAGACGCTGGCCCCCTGGCTTTTGAGAGCCGCGAAGATTTGGATGACCTCTCGCGCCCGCTTGGCGTGCAGGCGGTCGGCGCCGGCCGGCAGGATCTGAACCACCTCGGCCTGAAGCAGCCCCGGCACCCGAGCGATCACCTCGCAGGTCTCGGGGCTGAAGTCATGAAAGGTCCGGAGGTCCTTGACATGGTGGATTGCCAGAACATCCTCGGGCCCGCCGCGGTATTTGTTGATCACGCGCGGGAGGTCCGTTTTATTTGGGTATACCACCTTGTGGTTGCCGATCGGCTTGTACTCCCGGATCCGCCGCCAGTGCCTATCATTGGCCGGCACACTGTGGATCCAGTGGAACCACCGTACCTCCGGCAGATGCGGCCCGGCCTGCTTGACGCCCTGACCGTAGGGCACGTTCCAGCCGGTGTAGATCCAGTCATGCGTGAAGGCGGCGTCAAATCCTGACAGCGCTCCCTCAAGGAAGGCCTGGGTTCGATCGGCAAGGACCTGGCCTTCCGGCTTGAGGGGTTCCATGTGTTTGTAGTCGATCAAGGGCGCCGCAGGCACCTCCCTGCGCAAAGTGACGCCGGCCGGCAGGTCGAAGGGCCAGGCCTCCACCAGGTCGAATTTCT encodes the following:
- a CDS encoding glycine cleavage system protein R — its product is MEKAIISVLGTDRPGIMAAISRTLSDNGCNIEDVSQTILQTEFAGVVIVSLPEAAALDGIEAALDRALRPMGLSTFARPLDKSVPPAPPAASQPFIVTTMGADRIGLIAGISEVMAAFGANIVNLKAIFRGGEDPRRNTMIYEVDVPVYTDPAAFRKALHARAEELGLALSLQHRNIFDALHRI
- a CDS encoding CehA/McbA family metallohydrolase is translated as MFEVVGNLHIHSRHSDGTAEVPEIARDAARAGCDFILMNDHAHMAGGLHLDEAGYYGRVLVLIGQEIGHRFHHYLAYNLNEWIPGHADGPQTTIDRVKAQGGIGFLAHPFEKGMPFRDGGIAYTWNDLTVRDFTGICIWNFSSRWKERVKDIPTALYCLLFKALSLKGPSEETLAYYDRCCLERRVTAIGGSDAHGSFFRLGLLRFRPFSYRRLLRSIDVHLLLDAPLSRDVDTAALQIYRALQKGSLYVAHDGLKPAKGFRFAFVPDEGDPLPMGAEAPFRPGRLQINLPRPSLVRIIRNGRLLQERTLLDAHLPVPGPGVYRLEACLRRPLFGLRPWIFSNPIYLRTPSPDR
- a CDS encoding glycosyltransferase family 4 protein, encoding MEAGGAGGAEVKIAILTNFKRMNPGYSLTGIVLDQARMLAAYDHEVHLFVSEKFDLVEAWPFDLPAGVTLRREVPAAPLIDYKHMEPLKPEGQVLADRTQAFLEGALSGFDAAFTHDWIYTGWNVPYGQGVKQAGPHLPEVRWFHWIHSVPANDRHWRRIREYKPIGNHKVVYPNKTDLPRVINKYRGGPEDVLAIHHVKDLRTFHDFSPETCEVIARVPGLLQAEVVQILPAGADRLHAKRAREVIQIFAALKSQGASVCLLIAAQHATTPERKTAIAGLEVWAVEQGLIVGQEVTFTCRLRPEWEIGIPKRMVRELFACSNLFIFPTKEETFGLVVPEAALAGCLLVLNESLPMQREVAGGRALFYHFGSHRQKYVIAAPEEYFAGIARDILDRMRRDLSISARDYARRRYNWDWLYHNEYLPMLEETRGN
- a CDS encoding PFL family protein, with product MINDQDILATLEMLKVEHLDVRTVTLGISLFDCASDDPDRFMARIREKILGLAAPLVQVCAEVGEKYGIPVVNKRIAVSPLAVAGAPFSAPGFVRIAEALDRTAREVGVDFIGGFSALVEKGFSRGDRALIESLPEALSRTERLCASVNVASTRAGINMDAVYLMGRTIKAAAAASAGADGIACAKLCVFANIPQDIPFMAGAYLGVGEPDAVINIGVSGPGVVKRAIDRARAVEPSLDLGRLSELIKRTAFKVTRAGELIGREVAERLGVPFGVVDLSLAPTPDVGDSVGEIFQSLGLQAIGVPGSTALLALLNDAVKKGGAFASSYVGGLSGAFIPVSEDSNIAEAARSGLLSLEKLEAMTSVCSVGLDMVAVPGDVSAETLAAIIADEMAIGVVNKKTTAARLIPVPGKRAGEKAFFGGLLGEATIMPVNGANGDPTFIRLGGRIPAPTQSLVN
- a CDS encoding class I SAM-dependent methyltransferase → MNDELCAVCRRGCAPGSVDQKRCLADPRLNLGSGEMLKTDHINYDMTEFQRGGLCTDVIGRIEAVADILPAGVFAGILSSHVVEHFRPPGAKKMLQDCFALLRPGGRLILEGPDILGMYQHYGNDIAGLICGLYGNQPHVDKWGDEWSHRWGYTKETAAELMISCGFRVVHVGHGRTHGMGNRDFRVEGVKP
- a CDS encoding DNA adenine methylase is translated as MNSPLAYIGGKSKLSKMIIEMMPEHKSYCEVFAGAALVFFRKPPSKYEVINDLDSDLVAFYRVLQNHLEEFLRQFKWVLASREWFEDWKRQLPAGGLTDIQRAARYYYVQRLCFGGRVRGRTFGTAPMSRPRINLVRIEEELSEVHLRLAAVTIENLSWQNFIKKYDRSETLFYLDPPYFKAPFYAHNLVLADYQEMAEILGGIKSRFILSINDHQEMRKCFRRFDVQPIELKYSVAEKGLTDGKELLIRNF
- a CDS encoding 1-acyl-sn-glycerol-3-phosphate acyltransferase produces the protein MNQKQKGPFFPFVLDYKPGFFLSWLLYRLFRHVRFDENMTEELRQMNRDGTVVYAIKYRGRLEYLLYHYRFLRSRLPYPKIAFDLNMVLLLPLRQLFRWLRFQVGHFFKNGKFADPYESAFFRDAILSGDTALLPLLSPKRFRRQFIHAEKDPMQLLIETQKTMDRPIFMIPQLILYKKAPEKEHPGILDIFFGFKENPGIIRKIVLFFRYHRRAFIDFGQPLNLQEYLAASAADLSPEAAAAEIRQEMINRIDQQKRVILGPIMKSHQQLKEIVLRDPKVMQLIEHSAKGNPRAVKQVKKKAAAHYEEIAADYNSAYIQFFHLTLSWLWKKIYEGIEVEPNELARVRKAAGQGPLIYIPSHKSHVDYLVLNYILYDYNMHIPRVAAGQNLAFWPMGHMFRKSGAFFIRRTFKGARLYATIFARYIKALLKEGYPLEFFIEGGRSRSGKLIIPKIGFLSILLEAYQEGFCEDLLFVPASISYDRILEEKAYLKELSGGEKERESFFQILKARRFLKRKYGKIYIRFGQPISLSDYIRASGRELEPGDHRRLASHLIQAINHVTLATPLALIAAALLTGHRHGFLLSQLKATAGEFLEFLGGQKVPVAGSLSSFDEAVEETLNLLIGWKVVNQLEDVSGEETFYFIEKERELELEYYKNSIIHWFISHAFVGVSLISRPEEIKTHQGVLEDYRFLRRLFQYEFIFEETHDDVAAVASGLDYFQEKRLIFYERESEGYRVRAEGIEMLRIWAGFARTFLEAYWVAVRAALRDEGERRQKGDALKRMKNLGLRYHKLGIIRNLEALSQVTFKNAAQLIDQHILKSLDDSAPSFPEDERDLHRLAQRIYDLFHYAY
- a CDS encoding bifunctional nuclease family protein, whose translation is MYKPMVISGLTVDPVTNSPIVILKEIDGEETLPIWIGLLEATAIASELEGIKFSRPMTHDLFRNLLEMVGVKIQKVEVCDLKDNTYFAMIHFLHEGKEMTIDARPSDALAVSLRAKAPIFVSDEVIRKSGQIDLKAEAEDKSEKGKKWQEILEGLNPEDFGKYKM
- a CDS encoding glycosyltransferase is translated as MTELAIVIPFVNEYPQIAFTVQNLMCELNGSGIDYKIIAVDNYCQEVAAQGRPADKGGQYMAEIARIQERVTCLSYSDKLSHWNAKMAAVRATDAPFLFFCDGHCILSQGALVGMYRYYEAHHEALHGTLHLPLSYMLERTGRELIYKLVADAEKGVAHYSFSRYRPAEKPYRVPCMSTCGVMITREILVDRLGGWPAELGIYGGGENFLNFCLAVLGYHINIIPGPPLYHYAEKRGYRWNHTDWVRNRCIAAYLHGGRDFAGRFMAYVKGRPEVLSSILDDVVIRCGEQRRHIKSQQVMDIEDWMQHWVNVAPGAA
- a CDS encoding glycosyltransferase family 9 protein, which produces MEIRIKSFNGIGDLLFLTPTLRRIKETCPGARVVVNTNHPAILAASPFVDGINEGRDGVFLGYPDPIHRVLPTRHHILSDWEIVSKAYGLELEPPELKPEIYLAGGWEREVWRSRVGVQVRHKGHWWNKKVWPGFLELSGMPGFEPIPRCQTVADLVRVVGSYRAVVCAEGGLSHIARALGVPAVVVFGGFADPAWNGYEEQVNICNPLPCSYCYNPDPCVDFLERRCMKEITVAQVAAAAQEAAERGAR